TCTTGAAATTGACACATCTCACCTATCAGGAACGAAACACATTTTATCAATCATAAACTATCTTTTGAAACCATTCACACTTCATTACAagctgtaataaaaaaaataagcattCAGAGATAGAAAATTTGGAGAGGATATTTGGCTCTTATTTAGGGTTCAAAATCTACGTATTTCACCAACAGAAGTGTATAAGAAACTTGAAACACAACTAAATATGTCTGGGAACCATAAAAAGTGACTTTTGAGCCAAAATGAATAAACTGAGGGCGATAGAAAATAATACCAGAATTCAACAGACTGGGAGATGAAGAGCAAGATGGCGCCggctgatgacgtcacgcgGAGCAAATGACGTCACGCGGGAAAATGGATTATGACGTCACTCGGTGGCCATGCTTCCCCACTTAGCATCTATAGCCCTTCACCATACACAAATTAGGCAATagcggatatatctcaacaaccaacatgaaagattaggccagCGGCTCAACTTTATGACGTGTCTGACATACAATAAGATGGAAGAGATAATTAATGGCCGAGAGATAATCACCGGGTCAGTGGTTCGTTCGTTTATTTACCATCTAATCGTTTATTTTTGGGTTTCTACATTCCCAAACAGGTGTTAGTTCagtgatatgttgtcctggagttTGGCAAGGCAGGTCTGGAGTGGATGTGGATGAGTTGTGACGGTCAAGTATTAAGTTAATTATAAAAACTGATGTAAGGGTATATACTTTGTAACATACTACTTGCCTTATAGTTTACTGATCTGTTATGGTTCATTCGTTGTGTTTCGTCCTGGGGGCTGGCAACGTTAGGCTAAGATATGACACCACTGTGGAATATATATAATGAGTTATACACCAAAAATATTACTTACATTTCCTGATGGACATTGTCCCGGAGCGGATGGACTTACTTTATCGTCTCAGCCTTCTTGTCAGTACATACACACCGCCTTCAACCGCGAATGAATAGTTAACCATTGCTTACTGAGAGGTTACCAACATggcattgtttttgttactctCACTATTCTGTCTTCCTTGTCAGTGCTTCACGTCCTGCCAGCGCAGCACCGCACAGTTATATACAGAGTTTTAAACTGAGAGTGGGAGTGGTCAAGGGTGGGGCGGGGCAGTCACTGAGGGGCGAGCAGCAGGTGTTCCAGTTCCACCAAGTTAACAGTTGCCACTTGCCACAATCAACACTATTACTATAGGTGTGTAAGTAAGAGTCTTAATTGAATGTAGCAATAGCTACTGACTCGACCACCTGCTGCCGTCacgaaagactgaaggaataaATTAACTAATCTGGAGGGTGAGTGGTTGGGTGCTGATGGTTGCGCTGTTGCCTGGATCAGCTTAGCCAGTTACCATATTAACTGGCTTATTATTTGAATATATGCAACCAGAATGATAATTATACTACTGCATAGATAGGTAGTAGGTACAACTTATCTTGTACCTATATTCTtagtaataaaaattatataactTATAAGTAGGTATAAAGTAGGTAAGGTGAACCATGCTGGTTCCTTACTGCTTGGAACAACCATCAAGcaaggataaataaactgtatataAGATGAAAGTTGACCTGAAGGTcgatttttcttggtatagcaattacttaacacatcaaataatctctctctctctctctctctctctctctctctctctctctctaggctttATTTAAAAAGATGTGATTTCATTTGACTGGGcatttgaaaaaaaacatctatcactgaaattttacttctcttgtttgtttcttgccATGTAATAACCGCGAAAAGCAATCTTTTTACCACAATTTCTCCCGCAAACGGCCTGCTGTACTTGCAATTTTGTAGATATTTCCTATACATCACTAATAATAGGTCTACAGgacatatttaggaaactataatgtggtttacataCGTCAAACCATCAGaattctttcttagttttcctctaataatgaaaaagaaagtggcaatttcccattgcttaacacAGAAGAGgccaatgttttgggtgtaagttgGGATCGTTAGCTCTCCCCACAGCCTCAAATAAGCTCCGCCCACTGGCTTTACTGTGGGATAGGCATGTAACGCCTTCTTCAATCTAACCTCCTTGAGTATCACCAAAGCAGAACAGGAAAAGTCAATATTTAGTATAGTTTTATCCTAATACTGTCTTTATATGCTATATTTACGATGTAGAACAGGAGAAAGGCAATGTTTGGTTTAGAGTTTTCTTGAATTAATACTGTCTTTACATGCGTTACGAGGTAGAACACGAGGAAGACAATATTCATTGGTGCTACTTTAGCGTGAGGTCTACCTCCCGTTACTACTATAGTGTTAGTATAGGTCTACCGCTGCAATATCCCTCCCTCATTTCCATACATTTATTTTAGCGATAAATACTTAATTTGTACATATCCTAGGAATGACTTaaacagataaggaagaaaggtaaaaatgaacATATGTTATCATATAATAACATTTCCATGCATTTATTCTAGCGATACACACTTCGTACATCTTCTAAGAATGACACAAATAGATcattagaattttttttcatcaccttcCAGCAAAAATTATCAAAATGAGACTGGAACAGATGACGACCAACACCTCGCATTCTCTTCAGAATCACTGTCCAACCACGATCGCTCAATTGCCTGTATGTGTGCTCTTGTCACTGGATCCACAAAATGTTGCTGGTGGTTCACTGTAAAATGCTGGTACCCCATGGCATTTAGGGTGCTGTAAGCAGGCCACTCATCTGAACGAATCACCGAACCATATGCACGCTCCCTTTCAATAATAGAGATTAGAGTGTTACGGTCACGCCATTCCACCCAAAAGTCCCGACAGTTTAATTGAGCCTTGTTTAAGACCAAAAACTCAAGGCCCATCACTACGCTCATGGTTTCTGTCGTTTTCTTGCTCTGCGTCACTGTCCTCGGAGAGAGGAGTGTTGTCTCCTTTTAGCATCCTTCCTCGGTTGTACTTCCGTCGACCAGCAAATCTTACCTTATCAATTTGGATGGGGTTATCCGTTATTCCTACCATCTTTCCTCATCATTGATAAGAAACTATGGCTGTACACGCCTCTCGGCACATGTTGAACCAGTCAGTTATAGTACAGGTAGATTTTCCTGTGAGAGTCGATCGTTACTGTGGACATTGGTATATCtaatacaaagagaaatattTCACACAGGCTCAGGTTGCAGTGCAATTTGTTGTTCATGTCCGTATAATGGAAAAATTCATTTCCTGTACGAACAGACCGTGTAGTTGACACCCCTTTAGAGGGCAACGTAACACAGGCTTGAATTCTCCTCCTATGTTACACGAGGAGGGTCCCGAAGGAACGCGGGTCACGCGGTAGACCTCACAGCTGCACTTGGGTAGGCCACATATGGCGGTAGACCTCACGCTAAAGTAGCAcccattcattttatttttctcctcaatGCGGTTTCCATGAAACATTTACGAGGCAGAGCAAGAAAAGACaatattttgtttagtttaccCTTTCAATGCTTGTTTTCTATGTAATATTTTTGAGGCAGCAGAACAGGACATTATAATTTAATGCTCCTTTAATTCTGCGAGATGCAACAGTTGACAGCATTGTAATCAACATAAGGAATAGTTTTAAGCATTTACAAGACTTGTGGTGAAGGTTAGCTATGTGTGACGTGAAGTCTGTTGATTTTGGAATTtttaatatgtatatgtatatactatATATGGAAACTCAAAATCAACagacctcatctctctctctctctctctctatctatctatctatctatctatctatctatctatctatatatatatatatatatatatatatatatatatatatatatatatatatatatatatatatacacacacacacagagagagagagagagagagagagagagagagagagagagagagagagagagagagagagagagagagagagagagtgtgtagaaaaacaaaaatataatatattttCCCCAATTTTTCAGGTGAGTGAAAAAAATCTGTCATATGTTTTAAGgtaagaattattattatcattatcattgttgtttttgttgttactgtgaGTCTTAGAATACATACCCAATAGTGCATTCTATAACCACGTAAAGCAGCACGTATAGAACATCTACAAAATAGTAACTCCAATaattaatcaataaataaacatatggaCCAAAAAATATAGGTAGAGTGTTGGAATAAAAGAAGCAGcatacaaaaggaaaatataaacacagaaataaatacagtacACAAACCAAACCTTTACTCATATGAAGACGTCTGCTACACTTCAGTATAAAATAATGAACTACACATCACGTAGTAGGAGTACAACATGAGAACTGAGGAactacataaaaacacacaaacacacacacacacacagacacacacacacacacacacacacacacacacacacacacacacacacacacacacacacacacacacacacacacacacacacacacacacacactagatatAATAATGTGGTTTCTTCACAGTGATTCCATATTCAGCCAGGACAGGGGTGAGGTCTTCCATGGTGAGAGTGAACCGTTTGTCTTTGCCCTTGATTTTGCTGCTGCTCTGTTGGGCGCCACGCATCTTGCAGTGCTGCAGCGCATCATTGGCGATGTCCGACACAAACTTCTGAGCGGCCAAGGAGATGAGGCGCACCCTGGGGAAATAATTAGTGAGTCAGGGTGTGTGCTTggggtgtgtgtgaggtgcaGAGGTAAGCTGCACCAAGGAGCAAATCATTAAAGTGTCaaggtgtgtgtttatgcagtGTGTCAAGTACAATCTGGAGGCAGGGTCTCAGTGcaagatttgggagtgacatgcatgagtgtgtgtgaggtgcAGAGGTAAGCTGCACCAAGGAGCAAATCATTAAAGTGTCaaggtgtgtgtttatgcagtGTGTCAAGTACAATCTGGAGGCAGGGTCTCAGTGcaagatttgggagtgacatgcatgagtgtgtgtgtgtgtgtgtgtgtgtgtgtgtgtgtgtgtgtgtgtgtttcactgtttgatctgctgcagtctctgaggagacagccagacgttaccctacggaacgagctcagagctcattatttccgatcttcggataggcctgagaccaggcacacaccacacaccgggacaacaaggtcacaactccttgatttacatcccgtacctactcactgctaggtgaacaggggctacacgtgaaaggacacacacccaaatatctccacccggccggggaatcgaaccccggtcctctggcttgtgaagccagcgctctaaccactgagctaccgggccgtgtgtgtgtgtgtgtgtgtgtgtgtgtgtgtgtgtgtatttacctatttgtgtattacagggcccaagctaagctctctgtgtcctgtctccttgtccattcctgtcatatctctctttcatctgattgacacacaccgcgtcaacgacatcactgctcagtttattccacttatcaatgctacgatgcgggaaactgtattttctcacgtcatttagacagatgtctttattagctttttccatgtcctcggagatgattacttgtggtcacctttatcaactctctatccagtatgtcaatcttgttcaccaatttatacatagttatcatgtctcctcttgttcttctctcttctaatgtggtcagccccagcttcctcagtctttcctcatagtctaactcctgagtcctggtaccatccttgttgccagcctctgtaccctttctaccttcttcacatttttcttcatatggtgaccagacacatgctgcatattctaactggggtcttattaaggtacataatatcttcttcatcattccttcatctaggtagtggaatgcaaggccaatattttgaagcatgttgtatgttttccaaaaaatcttgttaatgtgtttctccggtgacaaagtgttttgcacggttactcctaagtctttctcctcattggtctctttaattttctcatcacccagcctgtaatcccagtttggtctgtatctacttcttcccattttcataacatgggtcttgtctatattaaattccatctgccactctttactccactcatatattttatcaagatcttcctgtaacttgttacaatcttccacattctttactctcctcataattttagtatcgtccgcaaacatgttcatataactgtcaattcctactggcatatcattaacataaatcaaaaacatgatgggacccagcactgacccttgtggaactccactggttaccttcttccactcggacttctttcctctcaccactgttctcatttctcttcccattaagtaattttccatccattttgctagtttatcatttactcctccagtcatctttagtttccacatcagtctattgtgtggtactttatcaaaggcctttctcaagtccaggtagatagcatccacccatccctctctatgttgtagtatgtcagtcactcttgaataaaaacataataaattggatacacacgatcttccttttctgaaaccaaactgcctttcactcagaatgttttcactttctagatactcactccacttagctttaattacttcttcacataccttgcacaatatactagtcaacgatactggtctataatttagcggttccattctactaccattcttatatataggcacaatgtcagctcttttccactctttcgggactaatcctgttcgtatggaggtatccacaatatcaaatatggggttcaacaattgatccttacattcttttagcaacctcccagatatgccatcaggccccattgatttattaatatccagattgcttataatttttcttacgtcttccttagtaaccatgatgtcctgcatttgcttttatttccgtaggccttcctccaataaaatgctcctcctttgtaaacactttgcaaaagttgttgttcaaaATTTCAACTAtttctccagcatcttcatatacttcttccccgttttttaccttttctattgcctcccttttatttagttttccatttatgaatttgtaaaacatttttgggtcactatcacagttttccaccaccctctgttcatattccttctgtgctgtgtgtgtgtgtgtgtgtgtgtgtgtgtgtgtgtgtgtgtgtgtgtgtgtgtgtgtgtgtgtgtgtgtgtgtgttccacatGGTTTACTAttctatatattattattggatctcttctttcccatctATCCCTCAAGGCTGGTGGTTCCATTTCCTTGAGTCTTTCATAAGTGAGACCCTTCATTTCTGGCACCATTTTTGTAGCTattctttggattctttctaatttcttgaTATCCATTTGCATGTGTGGTGACCACACTATTGCTGCATATTCaaatctaggtcttatcatagtggttatgatttttttcatcatactcttatctaTATACTTAAATGCCACCCTGACATTTGTTAGCGTCCAGTATCTAAAAGCAAATagtccatttatgtgtctttctggagttaAGAtgtcttgtataaccactcctaggtctttctcttccttcctcttcactacaatttcttctcccattctgtattcccatgtaggtcttccattatttttacccatttccatcacatggcatttcttggcattcaaattctaatttccactattggctccattcccagatcttgtgCATATCTCTTTGCAGTTTCATACAGTCGTCGTTGCTTTTTACTACTATCAagagttttgcatcatctgcaaacaattCATGTAGCAACTCAACccctcttgtatatcattaatatatatttgaaacattattggtgccaGTACTGAACTCTGTGGCACATCACTAGTTACTGTGCTCCAACTTGATGGGGTGTTTCTTATGACAGTCTGCATTCCTCTTTCAATTAAGCAGTCCCTCATTCAGCTTAAGATacttccttgtgtttttcctATAGGTTCTACTTTTATCTTCCACAGGAGTCTTttatgtggtactct
The Portunus trituberculatus isolate SZX2019 chromosome 23, ASM1759143v1, whole genome shotgun sequence genome window above contains:
- the LOC123507635 gene encoding transcription initiation factor TFIID subunit 10-like isoform X2, translating into MDQSGQQQGVGAAGNQVSRSAGLALTDFLMQLEEYNPTIPDAVTAYYLNSSGFDTADGRLVRLISLAAQKFVSDIANDALQHCKMRGAQQSSSKIKGKDKRFTLTMEDLTPVLAEYGITVKKPHYYI